One genomic segment of Desulfarculaceae bacterium includes these proteins:
- a CDS encoding tetratricopeptide repeat protein, whose protein sequence is MRAFTRIAAWALALALFLAPACASAPADKAADSPPPPKATATGLLPATPPGPAERVCLWVFWTDNHTLMKEARELLKQGQPFQTVALNMVRNNKGYATTQADCLPRAQLPPAMSSAVGGLRLGQVSRPFALNKGSALAMLTSDAFRRQAKKLYGQGKYKQAIEQLKLDLELHPAASASWHLMALCRLGLGDKAGALKDYDRALEWTPDDPAVLNDKATLLASMGQNDQAVVLYRRALSAAPDDPVFMNNLAWALVHQKGDLDQALALAKRAARLAPDNPAVWDTLGQVQQARGDHSAAVVSFHHAARLDPGSSAVKDRMLVSLLALKSGQVDRLAKNGAFPAPAPPAPPAPPTRPKAKPQPAPKPEPKPAPKPVPTPAPKLKPAPAPQPEAKPEPKPEPKMEPTPQPEPKPAPMAQAEAAPAPKPELKPEPKPAPKAKSAPKVSATPPAAPAAKASAATPAPKVSDAPPVPAGADMGRPPRGWYLQLASNRKAKLALTARDQWASKGHPARVWAWRSPNSGKWHRLLIGPFPSKMKALVRGDMLKQAGELKTYVLIRVP, encoded by the coding sequence ATGCGCGCATTCACCCGCATAGCCGCTTGGGCCTTGGCCCTGGCCCTGTTCCTGGCCCCGGCCTGCGCCTCGGCCCCGGCCGACAAGGCCGCGGACAGCCCCCCGCCGCCCAAGGCCACGGCCACCGGCCTGTTGCCCGCCACCCCGCCGGGACCGGCGGAGCGGGTGTGCCTGTGGGTGTTCTGGACCGACAACCACACCCTGATGAAAGAGGCCCGGGAGCTACTCAAGCAGGGGCAGCCCTTCCAGACCGTGGCCCTGAACATGGTGCGCAACAACAAAGGCTACGCCACCACCCAGGCCGACTGCCTGCCCCGGGCCCAGCTTCCCCCGGCCATGAGCTCGGCGGTGGGCGGCCTCCGTTTGGGCCAGGTCAGCCGCCCCTTTGCCCTGAACAAGGGCAGCGCCCTGGCCATGCTGACCAGCGACGCTTTCCGCCGCCAGGCCAAGAAGCTCTACGGGCAAGGCAAGTACAAACAGGCCATCGAGCAGCTCAAGCTGGACCTGGAGCTGCACCCGGCGGCCTCGGCCTCCTGGCACCTGATGGCCCTGTGCCGCCTGGGCCTGGGCGACAAGGCCGGGGCGCTGAAGGACTATGACCGCGCCCTGGAGTGGACCCCGGACGACCCGGCGGTGCTCAATGACAAGGCCACCCTGTTGGCTTCCATGGGCCAGAACGACCAGGCGGTGGTGCTCTACCGCCGGGCCCTGTCCGCCGCGCCCGACGATCCGGTGTTCATGAACAACCTGGCCTGGGCCCTGGTGCACCAAAAGGGCGACCTGGACCAGGCCCTGGCCCTGGCCAAGCGGGCCGCCCGGCTCGCGCCCGACAACCCGGCGGTGTGGGACACCCTGGGCCAGGTGCAGCAGGCGCGGGGCGACCATAGCGCGGCGGTGGTGAGCTTCCACCACGCCGCCCGTCTGGACCCCGGCTCCTCGGCGGTGAAGGACCGGATGCTGGTGAGCCTGTTGGCCCTCAAATCCGGCCAGGTGGACCGCCTGGCCAAGAACGGCGCGTTTCCGGCCCCCGCGCCCCCGGCCCCGCCCGCGCCCCCGACGCGGCCCAAGGCCAAGCCCCAACCGGCCCCCAAGCCGGAGCCGAAGCCCGCACCCAAACCGGTGCCCACACCAGCGCCCAAGCTGAAGCCCGCGCCGGCCCCTCAGCCGGAAGCAAAGCCGGAACCCAAGCCCGAACCCAAGATGGAGCCCACGCCCCAACCGGAGCCCAAACCAGCCCCCATGGCTCAGGCCGAGGCCGCGCCTGCTCCCAAACCCGAGCTCAAGCCCGAGCCGAAGCCGGCTCCCAAGGCAAAGTCCGCGCCCAAGGTTTCGGCCACTCCCCCGGCCGCCCCGGCGGCCAAGGCCTCAGCGGCCACCCCGGCCCCCAAGGTCTCGGACGCGCCGCCCGTCCCAGCGGGCGCGGACATGGGCCGCCCGCCCCGGGGCTGGTACTTGCAGCTCGCCTCCAACCGCAAGGCCAAGCTGGCCCTCACCGCCCGCGACCAGTGGGCCTCCAAGGGGCACCCGGCCCGGGTCTGGGCCTGGCGCTCGCCCAACAGCGGCAAGTGGCACCGCCTGCTCATCGGCCCCTTCCCCAGCAAGATGAAGGCGCTGGTCAGGGG